From Dietzia sp. ANT_WB102, a single genomic window includes:
- the rpsM gene encoding 30S ribosomal protein S13 — protein MARLAGVDLPRDKRMEIALTYIFGIGRTRSLEILERTGISPDLRTKDLSDEQLTVLRDDIEGNYKVEGDLRREIQGDIRRKIEIGSYQGLRHRRGLPVRGQRTKTNARSRKGPKKTVAGKKK, from the coding sequence ATGGCACGCCTTGCCGGCGTTGATCTCCCACGTGACAAGCGTATGGAGATCGCGCTCACCTACATTTTCGGCATCGGTCGCACCCGGTCGCTGGAGATCCTGGAGCGTACGGGCATCAGCCCGGACCTTCGCACCAAGGATCTCAGCGATGAGCAGTTGACCGTCCTTCGTGACGACATCGAGGGCAACTACAAGGTGGAGGGTGACCTCCGCCGTGAGATCCAGGGCGATATTCGCCGGAAGATCGAGATCGGTAGCTACCAGGGACTTCGCCACCGTCGTGGCCTGCCGGTCCGTGGCCAGCGCACCAAGACCAACGCCCGTTCCCGTAAGGGTCCGAAGAAGACCGTCGCCGGAAAGAAGAAGTAA
- the rpsD gene encoding 30S ribosomal protein S4 — MARYTGPVTRKSRRLGVDLVGGDTAFERRPFPPGHHGRARIKESEYRTQLQEKQKARFTYGVMEKQFRRYYEEANRRAGKTGENLLQILESRLDNVVYRAGLARTRRQARQLVAHGHFLVNDQKVTIPSYRVSQYDIVDVRPKSTKMDWYEIAQETLGERPVPAWLQVVPTTLRVLVHQLPERAQIDVPLQEQLIVELYSK; from the coding sequence ATGGCACGTTACACCGGCCCTGTCACCCGCAAGTCACGCCGTCTGGGCGTGGACCTCGTGGGTGGAGACACCGCATTCGAGCGTCGGCCCTTCCCGCCCGGTCACCACGGCCGTGCGCGGATCAAGGAGTCCGAGTACCGCACCCAGCTGCAGGAGAAGCAGAAGGCTCGCTTCACCTATGGCGTGATGGAAAAGCAGTTCCGTCGTTACTACGAGGAGGCGAACCGCCGCGCCGGCAAGACCGGTGAGAACCTCCTGCAGATCCTCGAGTCGCGACTGGACAACGTCGTGTACCGCGCGGGTCTCGCACGGACGCGTCGCCAGGCACGGCAGCTCGTGGCCCACGGCCACTTCCTGGTCAACGACCAGAAGGTGACCATCCCGAGCTACCGCGTCTCGCAGTACGACATCGTCGACGTCCGCCCCAAGTCGACCAAGATGGACTGGTACGAGATCGCCCAGGAAACCCTCGGCGAGCGTCCCGTCCCGGCGTGGCTCCAGGTCGTCCCGACGACCCTCCGGGTCCTCGTCCACCAGCTCCCCGAGCGCGCTCAGATCGATGTGCCGCTTCAGGAGCAGCTGATCGTCGAGCTCTACTCGAAGTGA
- the truA gene encoding tRNA pseudouridine(38-40) synthase TruA: MSTRRIRLDVAYDGTDFSGWARQPGLRTVCGVLEAELAKILRHPVLLTVAGRTDAGVHARAQVCHLDVDPAWLDQRSLDGRPEALVRRLARLLPADIAVMDARWAPDDFDARFSALRRHYEYRLTTAPWGPEPTRARDTAAWQRGADVEAVREASGRLLGLHDFAAFCRRREGATTIRELQRFDWRTEPDPRGADAPGAAPVWTASVSADAFCWSMVRSLVGAVMAVGEGRRSLDWITGLLSETERSSAVPVAPACGLSLVGVEYPADDELAARNRVTRDVRPGPGAPGMASPGCCGD; the protein is encoded by the coding sequence GTGAGCACCCGCCGAATCCGCCTCGACGTCGCCTACGATGGCACCGACTTCTCCGGATGGGCCCGGCAGCCCGGGCTGAGGACCGTGTGCGGGGTGCTCGAGGCGGAGTTGGCCAAGATCCTCCGCCACCCCGTGCTTCTCACGGTCGCCGGACGCACCGACGCCGGAGTGCACGCTCGCGCGCAGGTATGCCATCTCGACGTGGACCCGGCGTGGCTGGACCAGCGGTCCCTCGACGGCCGCCCGGAGGCCCTCGTGCGCCGGCTCGCTCGGCTGTTGCCCGCGGATATCGCGGTGATGGACGCCCGGTGGGCCCCGGACGATTTCGATGCCCGGTTCTCGGCGCTGCGCCGGCACTACGAGTACCGGCTCACCACGGCGCCGTGGGGGCCCGAGCCGACGCGCGCCCGGGACACTGCGGCATGGCAGCGTGGCGCCGACGTGGAGGCGGTTCGGGAGGCGTCCGGCCGACTGTTGGGGCTGCACGACTTCGCCGCATTCTGCCGACGACGCGAGGGCGCCACCACGATCCGCGAACTGCAGCGCTTCGACTGGCGCACGGAGCCGGATCCGCGCGGCGCCGATGCCCCCGGTGCGGCCCCCGTGTGGACGGCGTCGGTGAGCGCGGACGCGTTCTGCTGGTCGATGGTGCGCAGCCTCGTGGGCGCGGTGATGGCGGTGGGGGAGGGCAGACGCAGCCTCGACTGGATCACCGGGCTGCTCTCGGAGACCGAGCGGTCGTCCGCCGTTCCGGTCGCGCCCGCGTGTGGACTGTCCCTGGTGGGGGTGGAGTATCCGGCCGACGATGAGCTGGCGGCGCGCAATCGCGTCACCCGTGACGTGCGGCCGGGGCCTGGCGCGCCGGGGATGGCGTCGCCTGGCTGCTGCGGGGACTAG
- a CDS encoding SGNH/GDSL hydrolase family protein, whose amino-acid sequence MPLPPSPRLVALFAGGMAAALVLGACAPGDDDEAPPAAAGPAATDTSEPERAPVTKYVALGDSFAALGPTGAPTSGPDGCLRSTRNYPSLFAERAGVAEFVDATCGGARTVDMTEPQIATTPPQFDALTADTDLVTLSIGGNDIGFGAIAGCVAQTPRVPDGAPCRDRLDAEVSSALAGLGTRLDQVHEGIRERSPVARVVVTAYMPLVPPAEGGCDFLSRVSPGDVSWTRDVTDRVNRAISEAAENAGAEVAMPGDADERHACTQPEVRYTDFTGVDTGSHPMHPTEQGQRAMAAAVAGVL is encoded by the coding sequence ATGCCGTTGCCACCGTCCCCCCGCCTCGTCGCGTTGTTCGCCGGCGGCATGGCCGCCGCCCTCGTACTGGGTGCCTGTGCACCCGGTGACGACGACGAGGCCCCGCCCGCGGCAGCAGGGCCCGCCGCCACCGACACCTCCGAGCCGGAACGGGCGCCGGTCACGAAATACGTGGCGTTGGGCGACTCGTTCGCCGCCCTGGGCCCGACCGGCGCCCCCACGAGCGGGCCGGACGGGTGCCTGCGCTCGACACGCAACTACCCGTCGCTGTTCGCCGAGCGAGCGGGAGTCGCTGAATTCGTGGATGCCACCTGCGGTGGCGCCCGGACCGTCGACATGACGGAGCCGCAGATCGCCACGACCCCACCGCAGTTCGACGCCCTGACGGCCGACACCGATCTGGTGACACTGTCGATCGGAGGCAACGACATCGGCTTTGGGGCGATCGCCGGATGCGTCGCGCAGACGCCGCGGGTTCCCGACGGGGCCCCCTGTCGTGATCGCTTGGATGCGGAGGTCTCGTCGGCGCTCGCCGGGCTCGGCACCCGCCTCGACCAGGTGCATGAGGGGATTCGTGAGCGGTCCCCCGTAGCGCGGGTCGTGGTGACCGCGTATATGCCGCTCGTCCCCCCGGCGGAGGGCGGATGCGACTTCCTCTCGCGGGTCAGTCCTGGCGATGTCTCCTGGACCCGCGACGTCACCGACCGCGTCAACCGCGCGATCTCCGAGGCTGCCGAGAACGCCGGTGCGGAGGTCGCGATGCCTGGTGACGCCGACGAACGTCACGCCTGCACCCAGCCAGAAGTCCGGTATACCGATTTCACCGGTGTAGACACCGGCTCGCATCCGATGCACCCGACCGAGCAGGGCCAGCGTGCCATGGCGGCAGCGGTGGCAGGCGTCCTGTGA
- the rplQ gene encoding 50S ribosomal protein L17 encodes MPKPKKGARLGGSAAHQRLILSNLATQLFEHDAIRTTEPKAKQLRPYAEKLITKARRGTLADRREAAKVIRDKDVLHKLFAEIGPRVANRDGGYTRIVKLENRKGDNAPMAMIALVTEDLVSAEASRATRAAASKASTAPAKTPAESTDDVTAEAEANSPIADQVEGADDAQVDAAEATAEAVSEDTTHAEGEDTGKA; translated from the coding sequence ATGCCCAAGCCCAAGAAGGGCGCCCGCCTCGGCGGATCCGCCGCCCACCAGCGGCTCATCCTCTCGAACCTGGCCACCCAGCTGTTCGAGCACGACGCGATCCGCACCACGGAGCCCAAGGCCAAGCAGCTGCGGCCGTACGCGGAGAAGCTCATCACCAAGGCGCGCCGCGGCACGCTGGCCGACCGTCGGGAGGCCGCCAAGGTCATCCGCGACAAGGACGTCCTGCACAAGCTGTTCGCCGAGATCGGACCCCGGGTGGCGAACCGCGATGGCGGTTACACCCGGATCGTCAAGCTCGAGAACCGCAAGGGCGACAACGCGCCCATGGCGATGATCGCGCTCGTGACCGAGGATCTCGTCTCGGCCGAGGCCTCACGCGCCACGCGTGCCGCGGCCTCGAAGGCGTCCACGGCGCCAGCCAAGACCCCGGCGGAGTCGACTGACGACGTCACGGCCGAGGCCGAGGCCAACAGCCCGATCGCCGACCAGGTCGAGGGCGCTGATGATGCCCAGGTCGACGCTGCGGAGGCGACCGCCGAGGCAGTGTCCGAGGACACCACGCACGCCGAGGGCGAGGACACCGGCAAGGCCTGA
- a CDS encoding DUF695 domain-containing protein, whose product MAIRAARPRQLSRSLDFSGVRIETARLRSDRAVTTFWRWWAESGRRRATAALDSGDARRVVPELTSLIEAIDPGLSWEFVPGHEGGPHRLTVTAAGVPELRGAARRWLAAAPDADETWSFADLREPVRGCAMYFRGRRLDFDQAEVVVDLGLSRADVTVHHPAFTGLSGADRGIAAYLLLDALCGEEQVETWVGLIRANATAPGIEAVQLADLPQILTELAADNTDEVGDPAWQILHGETDCGPLVAVVRVPLVALSSPEFDRHVAVHVPYTDVEDGGLPGSLSLPGLRDLEDHLVERLEGNGECVGAESCDGRRLMHFYVDSTTPAHEQLRVAASGWDQGEVRVTVTDDPGWRKVQHLRV is encoded by the coding sequence ATGGCGATTCGTGCAGCGCGACCCCGGCAGCTCTCGCGGTCGTTGGACTTCTCCGGCGTCCGCATCGAGACGGCCCGGCTCCGGTCGGACCGGGCGGTGACCACCTTCTGGCGGTGGTGGGCCGAGAGTGGCAGGCGGCGGGCGACGGCAGCTCTCGATTCGGGCGACGCGCGCCGGGTGGTCCCGGAGCTCACCTCGCTGATCGAGGCCATCGATCCCGGGTTGTCCTGGGAGTTCGTCCCCGGTCACGAGGGCGGACCGCACCGGCTCACCGTCACCGCGGCCGGCGTGCCCGAGTTGCGCGGCGCGGCCCGCCGATGGCTGGCGGCGGCTCCGGACGCCGACGAGACGTGGTCTTTTGCCGACTTGCGCGAACCCGTGCGGGGTTGCGCGATGTACTTCCGCGGCCGTCGATTGGACTTCGACCAGGCCGAGGTCGTGGTGGACCTCGGCCTGTCCCGGGCGGACGTCACCGTGCACCACCCGGCGTTCACCGGGCTTTCCGGAGCTGACCGGGGGATCGCCGCGTATCTGCTGCTCGATGCGCTGTGTGGGGAGGAGCAGGTGGAGACGTGGGTCGGGTTGATCCGAGCCAACGCGACCGCGCCCGGCATCGAGGCGGTTCAGCTCGCCGACCTACCGCAGATCCTGACCGAGCTCGCCGCGGACAACACCGATGAGGTGGGCGACCCGGCGTGGCAGATCCTCCACGGTGAGACAGACTGCGGGCCGCTCGTGGCCGTGGTCCGGGTGCCGCTCGTCGCCCTGTCTTCGCCGGAGTTCGACCGTCACGTCGCTGTGCACGTGCCCTATACGGATGTTGAGGACGGCGGGTTGCCGGGTTCGCTCTCGCTGCCGGGGCTTCGTGACCTCGAGGACCACTTGGTGGAGCGGCTCGAAGGCAACGGCGAATGCGTGGGGGCGGAAAGCTGCGACGGTCGGCGGCTGATGCACTTCTACGTGGACTCCACCACCCCAGCGCACGAACAGTTGCGTGTGGCCGCTTCCGGGTGGGATCAGGGCGAGGTGCGCGTCACCGTCACCGATGATCCGGGCTGGCGGAAGGTACAGCACCTGAGGGTGTAG
- a CDS encoding CPBP family intramembrane glutamic endopeptidase, translating into MDTAPSRPSRRRVLVVVITLVVGATVNGWALRIPAGDPMFYPATALLATVWLVGAFASGPIRVGREPYRRHRPVVSSVLTAAALAVLFCLGALVVARIEPLRESVDALLDHATVGNLPLVAALTAVNGIAEECFHRGAVFSATAHLRPILVTTLVYAAVTATAGIPLLVLAAVILGVVTAVQRRATGGVLGPAITHVTWSMVMLFALGPILDAARG; encoded by the coding sequence ATGGATACCGCGCCATCGCGGCCATCCCGGAGGCGTGTCCTCGTCGTCGTCATCACTCTCGTCGTGGGCGCGACGGTGAACGGATGGGCGCTGCGGATCCCCGCCGGCGACCCCATGTTCTACCCCGCAACCGCACTGCTGGCCACCGTCTGGCTCGTCGGCGCGTTCGCGTCCGGTCCGATTCGGGTCGGACGCGAGCCGTACCGCCGACACCGACCAGTAGTGTCGTCGGTCCTTACCGCGGCAGCGCTCGCCGTGCTGTTCTGCCTCGGGGCGCTCGTGGTGGCGAGGATCGAACCGCTACGGGAATCCGTCGATGCTCTCCTCGACCACGCGACTGTGGGCAACCTCCCGCTGGTGGCCGCATTGACCGCCGTCAACGGCATCGCTGAGGAGTGCTTCCACAGGGGCGCGGTCTTCTCGGCGACAGCGCATCTGAGGCCGATACTGGTGACCACGCTGGTCTACGCGGCGGTCACGGCCACCGCGGGCATCCCGCTGCTCGTACTCGCGGCCGTCATACTGGGTGTGGTCACGGCGGTCCAGCGTCGGGCCACCGGAGGAGTGCTGGGCCCGGCGATCACCCACGTCACGTGGTCGATGGTGATGCTCTTCGCGCTAGGCCCCATCCTCGACGCGGCGCGCGGCTGA
- a CDS encoding DNA-directed RNA polymerase subunit alpha produces the protein MLISQRPTLTEEVVSENRSRFVLEPLEPGFGYTIGNSLRRTLLSSIPGAAVTSIRIEGVLHEFTTVPGVKEDVTDIILNLKGLVVSSVDDEPVTMYLKKQGPGAVTAGDIVPPSGVEVHNPDLHIATLNEKGRLEIELVVERGRGYVPAGLNKDAGHEIGRIPVDSIYSPVLKVTYKVEATRVHQRTDFDRLVLDVETKNSMTARDALASAGKTLVELFGLARELNVEAEGIEIGPSPAEADHIAAYGMPIDDLDLSVRSYNCLKREGVHTVGELVARSESDLLDIRNFGQKSIDEVKVKLVELGLSLKDAPPGFDPASVAGYDAETGTWTDEGGEDYAETEQL, from the coding sequence ATGCTCATCTCCCAGCGGCCCACCCTCACCGAGGAGGTCGTCTCCGAGAACCGCTCGCGGTTCGTGCTCGAGCCCCTCGAGCCCGGTTTCGGCTACACCATCGGCAACTCGCTGCGGCGCACGCTGCTGTCGTCCATCCCGGGCGCAGCGGTGACCAGCATCCGTATCGAGGGGGTACTGCACGAGTTCACCACCGTGCCGGGCGTGAAGGAGGATGTCACCGACATCATCCTCAACCTCAAGGGCCTGGTCGTCTCGTCCGTCGATGACGAGCCGGTCACCATGTACCTCAAGAAGCAGGGGCCGGGTGCCGTCACCGCCGGTGACATCGTCCCGCCCTCCGGCGTCGAGGTGCACAACCCGGACCTGCACATCGCCACCCTCAACGAGAAGGGCCGCCTGGAGATCGAGCTGGTCGTCGAGCGTGGCCGCGGTTACGTTCCCGCTGGCCTCAACAAGGACGCGGGCCACGAGATCGGCCGGATCCCGGTCGACTCGATCTACTCGCCCGTGCTCAAGGTCACCTACAAGGTCGAAGCCACCCGTGTGCATCAGCGCACCGACTTCGACCGCCTGGTCCTGGACGTCGAGACCAAGAACTCGATGACCGCCCGGGACGCCCTGGCGTCCGCCGGCAAGACCCTCGTCGAGCTCTTCGGTCTCGCCCGTGAGCTCAACGTGGAGGCGGAGGGCATCGAGATCGGGCCGAGCCCGGCCGAGGCCGACCACATCGCTGCGTACGGCATGCCGATCGACGACCTGGACCTGTCGGTCCGGTCCTACAACTGCCTCAAGCGCGAGGGTGTCCACACCGTGGGCGAGCTCGTGGCCCGCAGCGAGTCGGACCTGCTCGACATCCGCAACTTCGGACAGAAGTCGATCGACGAGGTCAAGGTCAAGCTCGTGGAGCTCGGCCTGTCCCTGAAGGACGCGCCCCCCGGATTCGATCCCGCCTCGGTCGCCGGCTACGACGCCGAGACTGGCACGTGGACCGACGAGGGCGGCGAGGATTACGCCGAGACCGAGCAGCTCTGA
- a CDS encoding helix-turn-helix transcriptional regulator produces the protein MTPDEARSLGRAIRAARLERGLSQLKLAVAIGSNGGQVSVWERGQVPAGRGRVAPASSLSREQLTAIADALNCTVESIADRAALSATTRVLYGLEPLGPARTVVGGRQFDLTDAEADRVADFITGLIAARDLQ, from the coding sequence GTGACCCCAGACGAGGCCCGCTCGCTCGGCCGCGCTATTCGCGCAGCCCGACTGGAGCGTGGACTATCGCAACTTAAACTCGCCGTCGCCATTGGCTCGAACGGCGGTCAGGTCAGCGTCTGGGAGCGAGGGCAAGTACCAGCCGGGCGAGGGAGGGTCGCACCCGCGTCAAGTTTGTCTCGCGAGCAGCTCACCGCGATCGCCGACGCGCTGAACTGCACCGTTGAGTCCATCGCGGATCGAGCCGCCCTGTCCGCGACCACACGGGTCCTGTACGGGTTGGAGCCGCTCGGCCCGGCCCGCACCGTTGTTGGCGGCCGGCAGTTTGATCTCACAGACGCCGAAGCCGACCGCGTCGCCGACTTCATCACTGGTCTCATTGCCGCCCGCGATTTGCAATAG
- a CDS encoding NAD(P)H-binding protein: MTTPHDLARLSSGSSNDPEATRPPRPQPHPFRSDQPGPRVLVIGATGYIGSRLVPRLLADGLEVSVLARTPKRLDDVPWRDEVTIHEGGLGDYDALLTALRGADVACHLVHSMGDAKDYAREERETTKAFVQAAEEAGIERIVHLSGLHPEDESALSPHLRSRAEVAQIMLASSVPALVIQAGVVIGSGSASFEMIRHLTTRLPGMVTPRWVKNRIQPIAVRDVIHYLAAAVSCPAESCLADGGRTIDVGGPDVLTYGEMMQVYAEEAGLRKRLMVPVPVLTPKLSSLWMGLVTPLDPGLAAPLVESLRCEAIVLVDDADEVLGPPPGGRTSYREALREALRVPHGPARPPLWDGADPLDDPARLLPSDADWAGVRPPTIGRVRSGR, translated from the coding sequence ATGACCACGCCCCATGACCTGGCCCGGCTCTCCTCAGGTTCCTCGAATGACCCGGAGGCGACCAGGCCACCACGCCCACAGCCCCACCCCTTCCGCAGTGATCAGCCCGGCCCGCGGGTACTCGTGATCGGTGCGACCGGGTACATCGGGTCGCGGCTCGTGCCGCGGCTACTGGCCGACGGTCTCGAGGTCTCCGTGCTGGCCCGCACACCGAAACGCCTTGACGACGTGCCGTGGCGGGACGAGGTGACCATCCACGAGGGAGGGCTCGGCGACTACGACGCACTGCTCACAGCATTGCGGGGCGCGGACGTCGCCTGCCACCTCGTGCACTCCATGGGAGACGCCAAGGATTACGCGCGCGAGGAGCGCGAGACCACCAAGGCGTTCGTCCAGGCCGCCGAGGAAGCGGGTATCGAGCGCATCGTTCACCTGTCCGGTCTCCACCCGGAGGACGAGTCCGCCTTGTCCCCGCACCTGCGTTCACGCGCCGAGGTCGCCCAGATCATGCTGGCATCCTCGGTGCCCGCACTGGTGATCCAGGCCGGTGTGGTCATCGGGTCGGGTTCGGCCTCCTTTGAGATGATCCGGCATCTCACCACGCGCCTGCCCGGGATGGTGACACCACGGTGGGTGAAGAATCGCATCCAGCCCATCGCCGTTCGCGACGTCATCCACTACCTGGCCGCGGCAGTGAGCTGCCCCGCCGAGTCCTGCCTCGCGGACGGTGGCCGCACCATCGATGTGGGCGGACCGGACGTGCTGACGTACGGCGAGATGATGCAGGTTTACGCCGAGGAGGCCGGGCTGCGTAAGCGGCTCATGGTCCCGGTCCCCGTGCTCACGCCCAAACTTTCCTCCCTGTGGATGGGACTGGTCACCCCCCTCGATCCGGGTCTGGCCGCGCCACTGGTGGAATCGCTGCGCTGCGAGGCCATAGTGCTTGTCGACGACGCCGACGAGGTCCTCGGTCCCCCACCGGGCGGACGGACCAGCTACCGGGAGGCCCTTCGCGAAGCACTACGGGTCCCCCACGGACCCGCTCGACCGCCGCTGTGGGACGGAGCCGATCCGCTGGACGATCCCGCTCGCCTGCTGCCCTCGGATGCCGACTGGGCGGGGGTCCGCCCGCCCACTATCGGGCGAGTGCGCTCCGGGCGATGA
- the rpsK gene encoding 30S ribosomal protein S11, protein MPPKSRAAGPKKTGRRREKKNVAHGQAHIKSTFNNTIVSITDPTGAVLSWASSGHVGFKGSRKSTPFAAQLAAENAARKAQEHGVKKVDVFVKGPGSGRETAIRSLQAAGLEVGTISDVTPQPHNGCRPPKRRRV, encoded by the coding sequence ATGCCCCCCAAGTCACGCGCTGCGGGCCCCAAGAAGACGGGCCGTCGCAGGGAGAAGAAGAACGTCGCTCACGGCCAAGCCCACATCAAGAGCACGTTCAACAACACCATCGTCTCGATCACCGACCCCACCGGTGCCGTCCTGTCCTGGGCGTCCTCCGGCCATGTCGGCTTCAAGGGTTCGCGCAAGTCGACGCCCTTCGCCGCCCAGCTCGCCGCGGAGAACGCGGCCCGCAAGGCGCAGGAGCACGGCGTCAAGAAGGTCGATGTGTTCGTCAAGGGCCCCGGCTCGGGACGTGAGACCGCGATCCGTTCGCTCCAGGCCGCCGGCCTCGAAGTGGGCACGATCTCCGATGTCACCCCCCAGCCCCACAACGGCTGTCGTCCGCCCAAGCGGCGTCGAGTCTGA